A stretch of Crossiella cryophila DNA encodes these proteins:
- a CDS encoding alpha/beta hydrolase translates to MGNPDTSTNVATLVPGTESRLAGSPSTAVIRWVGYDAPQNILEAGGQQHTANAKADLARFQEGLRASHTASVAAHDVIKATNIPLGTGIGLPTADPHGPDPTLKGFGGKVFSSDPGTPGWLPGGLGEAAHSEYWRRNSASLTNMGKIIAGKPADRAETHTPQALARLPSQARLERVSAAIDNPCDVPSDNGPRGRVEARNTYQVLGRDPAEFPRAFDTHKNYWTAGNHTLLEDKRPTSWFRWVRDNTDAFTITLQANDLGELYLGSTSPCGWPDGQPR, encoded by the coding sequence ATGGGCAACCCCGACACCTCCACCAACGTGGCCACCCTGGTGCCCGGCACCGAGTCCAGACTCGCCGGTTCCCCGTCCACCGCGGTGATCAGGTGGGTGGGTTACGACGCACCGCAGAACATCCTCGAAGCCGGTGGCCAGCAGCACACCGCCAACGCCAAAGCGGACCTGGCCAGGTTCCAGGAGGGGTTACGCGCCAGCCACACCGCCAGCGTTGCCGCGCACGATGTCATCAAGGCCACCAACATCCCGCTGGGCACCGGCATCGGCCTGCCCACGGCGGATCCACACGGTCCGGACCCCACGCTCAAGGGCTTCGGCGGCAAGGTCTTCAGCTCGGATCCTGGCACGCCGGGCTGGTTGCCCGGTGGGCTGGGCGAGGCGGCGCACAGCGAGTACTGGCGCCGGAACAGCGCCTCGCTGACGAACATGGGAAAGATCATTGCGGGCAAGCCGGCCGACCGCGCGGAAACCCACACCCCCCAGGCCCTCGCGCGACTGCCGTCACAGGCCCGGCTGGAACGGGTCTCGGCCGCGATCGACAACCCCTGCGACGTCCCCTCGGACAACGGTCCGCGGGGCCGGGTCGAGGCGCGCAACACCTACCAGGTGCTCGGCCGCGACCCGGCGGAGTTCCCCCGCGCCTTCGACACCCACAAGAACTACTGGACCGCCGGCAACCACACCCTGCTCGAGGACAAACGGCCCACGAGCTGGTTCCGCTGGGTGCGCGACAACACGGACGCCTTCACCATCACCTTGCAGGCCAACGATCTCGGCGAGCTGTACCTCGGCTCGACCTCGCCGTGCGGCTGGCCGGACGGACAACCGCGGTAG
- a CDS encoding PH domain-containing protein: MIDFEKASVFKLSPCRPEDIAGSVAPIIIQGEQIIAAFKTVRDYVVFTNKRLIAVNVQGMLGKKKDFTSLPYNKVQAFSIETAGTFDLDAELELWFSGLGKVRLEFRGDSDVRHIGQLIAQHTL; this comes from the coding sequence GTGATCGACTTCGAGAAGGCTTCCGTATTCAAGCTCTCCCCGTGTCGCCCCGAGGACATCGCCGGATCCGTCGCGCCGATCATCATCCAGGGTGAACAGATCATCGCCGCGTTCAAGACCGTGCGGGACTACGTGGTGTTCACCAACAAGCGGCTCATCGCGGTGAACGTGCAGGGCATGCTCGGCAAGAAGAAGGACTTCACCTCGCTGCCCTACAACAAGGTGCAGGCGTTCTCCATCGAGACCGCGGGCACCTTCGACCTGGACGCCGAACTGGAGCTGTGGTTCAGCGGACTCGGCAAGGTGCGGCTGGAGTTCCGCGGTGACTCCGACGTGCGCCACATCGGGCAACTCATCGCCCAGCACACCCTCTAG
- a CDS encoding response regulator, with translation MTIRVLLADDQAMVRTGFGMILAAEDDIEVVGEAEDGVRAVELCRELRPDVVLMDIRMPRLDGLEALRRVTAPGVVDPPKVVVVTTFEEDAYVRQALQDGACGFLLKTASSALLVEAIRAAASGEALVSPSITVRLLRKLTAPGPRPAAGVALSERELDVVREVARGATNAEIAAALHIAVGTVKTHLTSIQHKLPARNRVEIAAWAWSTGALGL, from the coding sequence ATGACGATCCGGGTGCTGCTGGCCGACGACCAGGCGATGGTGCGCACCGGTTTCGGCATGATCCTGGCCGCCGAGGACGACATCGAGGTGGTCGGCGAGGCCGAGGACGGCGTGCGCGCGGTGGAACTGTGCCGCGAACTACGCCCCGACGTGGTCCTGATGGACATCCGCATGCCCCGCCTGGACGGCTTGGAGGCGTTGCGGCGGGTGACCGCTCCCGGAGTCGTCGATCCACCGAAGGTCGTGGTGGTGACCACCTTCGAGGAGGATGCCTATGTGCGCCAGGCACTTCAGGACGGCGCGTGCGGATTCCTGTTGAAGACGGCCAGTTCCGCGCTGCTGGTGGAGGCGATCCGGGCGGCGGCCTCAGGTGAGGCGCTGGTCAGCCCGTCGATCACGGTGCGACTGCTGCGCAAGCTGACCGCCCCCGGCCCCCGTCCGGCCGCCGGTGTCGCGCTGTCCGAACGCGAACTCGACGTGGTGCGCGAGGTGGCCCGCGGCGCCACCAACGCGGAGATCGCCGCCGCCCTGCACATCGCGGTGGGCACGGTGAAAACCCACCTCACCAGCATCCAGCACAAACTCCCCGCCCGAAACCGGGTGGAGATCGCCGCCTGGGCCTGGTCCACCGGCGCCCTTGGCCTTTAG
- a CDS encoding ArsR/SmtB family transcription factor: MTRKPPTGDDLVRVLATLANPHRLRVVAALAGERQYVSALARELGISRALLQVHLRKLEAAGLVTAQLELSEDGKAMKFYEVTPFAYELTPATIVAAVRTLSTPEEQED; the protein is encoded by the coding sequence ATGACCAGGAAGCCGCCCACGGGGGACGACCTCGTGCGGGTGCTGGCGACGCTGGCCAATCCGCACCGGCTGCGGGTGGTCGCGGCGCTGGCCGGCGAGCGCCAGTACGTCAGCGCGCTCGCCCGTGAACTCGGCATCAGCCGGGCGCTGCTCCAGGTGCACCTGCGCAAGCTGGAGGCGGCCGGTCTGGTGACCGCCCAGTTGGAGTTGTCCGAGGATGGCAAGGCGATGAAGTTCTACGAGGTGACCCCGTTCGCCTACGAGCTGACCCCGGCCACGATCGTGGCGGCCGTGCGCACCCTCAGCACACCGGAAGAACAGGAAGACTGA
- a CDS encoding DEAD/DEAH box helicase: protein MPTTHVPLQATFIPAEGALAWWGPPDPAAALLAAGLPVGRSAQCRLARPVQGRLTVLPTPVQLVELEVALPALLRVGAELSPSALAWRRAALEPGDADLPLPPAAHAVPNAEGTAISSAATLLRQFRQAARTRGELRAAAVRAELRPYQVAGVAWLRSVPGGGILADEMGLGKTLQAISLLATRPGPHLVVCPTSLVGNWRRELARFAPDLPVRPYHGPQRSLDDLAAGPVVVTSYGALRGDVEQLAGIGWDTVIFDEAQQVKNPDALASKAAARLTADLRIALTGTPVENRLDELWSILNLTRPGLLGTRSRFKQRFTVPIQQRRSAAAADRLQTLIGPHLLRRTKSEVATDLPPKLYATVACTLTAEQIRLYRDALDQAFSHGLGSGIERRGRILALLTALKQICNHPAQRLGQDGPLPGRSGKFDRATEMLTEIVEDQDRALVFTQYRAMGELLSRHLTETLGGPRIPFLHGGLSIERRDQLVHAFQHEDDAPPILLLSLRAAGFGLNLTRAGHVLHYDRWWNPAVEEQATDRAHRIGQHRVLNVHTLVTGGTVEEHIARMHDRKRALADVVSGDTETALANLPDEDLHAVLALNLEGTGP, encoded by the coding sequence ATGCCGACCACGCACGTCCCGTTGCAGGCCACCTTCATCCCCGCCGAGGGGGCGCTGGCCTGGTGGGGTCCGCCCGACCCGGCCGCCGCGCTGCTGGCCGCCGGATTGCCGGTGGGCCGATCGGCGCAGTGCCGACTGGCCCGGCCGGTGCAGGGCAGGCTCACCGTGTTGCCGACCCCGGTTCAGCTGGTCGAGCTGGAGGTGGCGTTGCCCGCACTGCTGCGCGTTGGGGCAGAGCTGAGCCCGTCCGCGCTGGCCTGGCGGCGGGCGGCCCTCGAACCGGGTGACGCGGATCTCCCGCTGCCGCCGGCCGCGCACGCGGTGCCCAACGCCGAGGGCACCGCGATCAGCTCGGCCGCCACCCTGCTGCGCCAGTTCCGGCAGGCCGCCCGGACCCGCGGCGAACTGCGCGCGGCGGCGGTGCGGGCCGAACTGCGCCCGTACCAGGTCGCCGGGGTGGCCTGGCTGCGCTCGGTGCCCGGCGGCGGCATCCTGGCCGACGAGATGGGCCTGGGCAAGACCCTGCAGGCGATCAGCCTGCTGGCCACCCGGCCCGGTCCGCACCTGGTGGTCTGCCCCACCTCGCTGGTTGGCAACTGGCGCCGTGAGCTGGCCAGATTCGCCCCCGACCTGCCGGTGCGGCCCTATCACGGACCGCAGCGCTCCCTCGACGATCTCGCGGCGGGCCCGGTGGTGGTGACCAGCTACGGCGCGCTGCGCGGGGATGTCGAGCAGCTGGCCGGGATCGGCTGGGACACGGTGATCTTCGACGAGGCGCAGCAGGTCAAGAACCCGGACGCGCTGGCCAGCAAGGCCGCCGCCCGGCTCACCGCGGACCTGCGGATCGCGCTGACCGGCACCCCGGTGGAGAACCGCCTGGACGAGCTGTGGTCGATCCTCAACCTCACCCGGCCGGGCCTGCTGGGCACCAGGAGCCGGTTCAAGCAGCGGTTCACCGTGCCCATCCAGCAGCGCCGCTCGGCCGCCGCCGCGGACCGGTTGCAGACGCTGATCGGCCCGCACCTGTTGCGCCGCACCAAGTCCGAGGTCGCCACCGACCTGCCGCCCAAGCTGTACGCCACGGTGGCCTGCACGCTCACCGCGGAGCAGATCCGGCTCTACCGGGACGCGCTGGACCAGGCGTTCAGCCACGGCCTCGGCTCCGGCATCGAACGCCGCGGCCGGATCCTGGCCCTGCTCACCGCGCTCAAGCAGATCTGCAACCATCCGGCCCAGCGACTCGGCCAGGACGGCCCGCTGCCCGGCCGCTCCGGCAAGTTCGACCGCGCCACCGAGATGCTCACCGAGATCGTCGAGGACCAGGACCGGGCGCTGGTGTTCACCCAGTACCGCGCCATGGGCGAACTGCTCTCCCGGCACCTCACCGAGACCCTGGGCGGCCCGCGGATCCCGTTCCTGCACGGCGGGCTCAGCATCGAGCGCCGCGACCAGCTCGTGCACGCCTTCCAGCATGAGGACGACGCCCCGCCGATCCTGCTGCTGAGCCTGCGCGCGGCCGGCTTCGGCCTCAACCTGACCAGGGCAGGGCACGTGCTGCACTACGACCGCTGGTGGAACCCCGCGGTGGAGGAGCAGGCCACCGACCGGGCGCACCGCATCGGCCAGCACCGGGTGCTCAACGTGCACACCCTGGTCACCGGCGGCACGGTGGAGGAGCACATCGCGCGCATGCACGACCGCAAGCGGGCCCTGGCCGACGTGGTCTCCGGCGACACCGAGACCGCCCTGGCCAACCTGCCCGATGAGGACCTGCACGCCGTACTGGCCCTGAACCTGGAAGGAACCGGCCCATGA
- a CDS encoding YciI family protein, translating to MKFLLIMNVNPAILDALTEAERAAIGEGHGEFIRTIQKSGELILTQALAEPAASAVVRAKDGQQVVTDGPFLEAKEFMGGFYLVECENRERALELAKLIPDTRVEGLGVEVRTVMFSGGMELEM from the coding sequence GTGAAGTTCTTGCTGATCATGAACGTGAACCCGGCGATCCTGGACGCGCTGACCGAAGCGGAGCGCGCCGCGATCGGGGAGGGCCACGGCGAGTTCATCCGCACCATCCAGAAATCCGGTGAGCTGATCCTGACCCAGGCCCTGGCCGAGCCCGCCGCCAGCGCGGTGGTGCGGGCCAAGGACGGTCAGCAGGTGGTCACCGACGGGCCGTTCCTGGAGGCCAAGGAGTTCATGGGCGGCTTCTACCTGGTCGAATGCGAGAACCGGGAGCGCGCCCTCGAGCTGGCGAAGCTGATCCCGGACACCAGGGTCGAGGGGCTGGGCGTGGAGGTCCGCACGGTGATGTTCTCCGGTGGCATGGAGTTGGAGATGTGA
- a CDS encoding carboxylesterase/lipase family protein, with protein MNLTAPAAAGDLARTTGGWVRGRATPDLRVYQGIPYARATRWSPPTPPHPWPGIREATQPGPICPQPGPGGTVQGAEDCLSLDLHRPQGTDRLPVLVFVPGGGFTTGAGSQYNPARLATRGNLLVVTLNYRLGALGFLAHPDLGPDTGNLGLQDQQAALRWVRANIAAFGGDPGRVTLWGQSAGGYSVCAHLSAPASRGLFHQAAIHSAPCANPMITRTEAQRRAKASATTLGCPDVTCLRDLPLSALVGLHQDQVSLLRRDFNGRPWLPVTGTPTLPTQSHLARVPLLLGGTADEMTPFVAAQHRTLTAAEYPAVVTTLFGDDGPAILRRYPPESQPTPALALSRLLTDHGGALGACTQLPVAESAREPVYTFEFAEPTGHVVGDFPYGAAHSAELRYLLDLSWPQPPLTPAQQELSQRMIDHWAAFVRTGDPGWPQHGPGRTMSLRAGHTGLFDLAARHDCGFWSRLG; from the coding sequence ATGAACCTCACCGCCCCTGCCGCCGCGGGTGACCTGGCCCGCACCACCGGCGGCTGGGTCCGCGGCCGCGCTACCCCCGATCTCCGCGTCTACCAAGGCATCCCCTACGCCCGAGCCACCCGCTGGTCACCCCCGACCCCACCGCACCCCTGGCCCGGCATCCGCGAGGCCACCCAACCCGGCCCCATCTGCCCCCAGCCCGGCCCCGGCGGCACGGTCCAGGGCGCCGAGGACTGCCTCTCCCTCGACCTCCACCGTCCACAAGGGACAGACAGACTCCCGGTCCTGGTCTTCGTCCCCGGTGGCGGCTTCACCACCGGCGCGGGCAGTCAGTACAACCCGGCCCGCCTGGCCACCCGGGGCAACCTCCTGGTGGTCACCCTCAACTACCGCCTGGGCGCCCTGGGCTTCCTGGCCCACCCCGACCTTGGCCCCGACACCGGCAACCTCGGCCTCCAGGACCAGCAGGCCGCCCTGCGCTGGGTCCGCGCCAACATCGCCGCGTTCGGTGGCGATCCGGGCCGGGTGACCCTGTGGGGCCAGTCCGCCGGCGGCTACAGCGTGTGCGCCCACCTGTCCGCCCCCGCCTCGCGGGGCCTGTTCCACCAGGCCGCGATCCACAGTGCCCCCTGCGCCAACCCCATGATCACCCGTACCGAGGCCCAGCGCCGTGCCAAGGCCAGCGCCACCACCCTCGGCTGCCCCGACGTCACCTGCCTGCGCGACCTCCCGTTGTCCGCCCTGGTCGGCCTGCACCAGGACCAGGTCTCCCTGCTGCGCCGCGACTTCAACGGCCGTCCCTGGCTCCCGGTCACCGGAACCCCAACCCTGCCAACCCAATCCCACCTCGCCAGGGTCCCGCTGCTGCTGGGTGGCACCGCCGACGAGATGACCCCGTTCGTCGCCGCCCAGCACCGCACCCTCACCGCGGCCGAGTATCCAGCCGTCGTCACCACCCTCTTCGGCGATGACGGCCCCGCCATCCTCCGCCGGTACCCACCCGAGTCCCAGCCCACTCCGGCCCTGGCCCTGTCCCGCCTGCTCACCGACCACGGCGGCGCGCTGGGCGCCTGTACCCAGCTCCCGGTGGCCGAGTCCGCCCGCGAACCCGTGTACACCTTCGAGTTCGCCGAACCCACCGGCCACGTGGTCGGCGATTTCCCTTACGGCGCGGCCCATAGCGCCGAACTCCGGTACCTGCTGGACCTGTCCTGGCCGCAGCCACCACTCACCCCGGCCCAGCAGGAGCTGTCCCAGCGCATGATCGACCACTGGGCGGCGTTCGTGCGCACCGGCGATCCCGGCTGGCCACAGCACGGTCCGGGGCGGACCATGTCCTTGCGCGCCGGTCATACCGGGCTGTTTGACCTGGCTGCCCGGCATGACTGCGGGTTCTGGTCGCGGCTGGGGTGA
- a CDS encoding RNA polymerase sigma factor, whose translation MSGPAVEDLIRELAPQVLGVLVRRHGQFDACEDAVQEALLEASQQWAGGLPEHPRGWLLTVATRRLTDAWRSESARRRREQAFALDPEEAAPDLPPPQDDSLTLLFLCCHPELSPPSQLALTLRAVGGLSTAQIASAFLVPEATMAQRISRAKARIKSAGSTFGPPPASERDERLQVVLHVLYLIFNEGYTASSGPELQRAELAGEAIRLTRLVHRLAPADSEVTALLALMLLTDARRETRTGPDGALVPLTEQDRTRWDRVALTEGVDLVRRTLRTGELGPYLIQATIAATHAEAACAADTDWPQILVLYRILDRIAPNPVVTLNRAIALAMVEGPKAGLDLLDELAADERMRANHRLDAVRAHLLERDGEPAAAAQAYRLAARRTNSLPEQRYLLARAARLG comes from the coding sequence GTGAGTGGCCCGGCCGTCGAGGACCTGATCCGCGAACTCGCGCCGCAGGTCCTCGGCGTGCTCGTCCGGCGTCACGGGCAGTTCGACGCCTGCGAGGACGCCGTGCAGGAAGCCTTGCTGGAGGCCAGTCAGCAGTGGGCCGGCGGGCTGCCGGAGCATCCGCGCGGCTGGCTGCTGACCGTGGCCACCCGGCGGCTCACCGACGCCTGGCGCAGTGAGTCCGCCCGCCGCCGTCGCGAACAGGCCTTCGCGCTGGACCCGGAGGAGGCGGCCCCGGACCTGCCGCCGCCCCAGGACGATTCGCTGACCCTGCTGTTCCTGTGCTGCCACCCGGAGTTGAGCCCGCCGTCCCAGCTCGCGCTGACCCTGCGCGCGGTCGGCGGGCTCAGCACCGCGCAGATCGCCAGCGCCTTCCTGGTGCCCGAGGCGACCATGGCGCAGCGGATCAGCCGGGCCAAGGCGCGGATCAAGTCCGCCGGATCCACCTTCGGCCCGCCGCCCGCGAGTGAGCGGGACGAGCGGCTGCAGGTGGTCTTGCACGTGCTGTACCTGATCTTCAACGAGGGCTACACGGCGTCCAGCGGGCCGGAGTTGCAGCGGGCCGAACTGGCCGGGGAAGCGATCCGGCTGACCCGGCTCGTGCACCGGCTGGCCCCGGCCGACAGCGAGGTGACCGCGCTGCTCGCGCTGATGCTGCTCACCGACGCCCGCCGGGAGACCCGCACCGGCCCGGACGGCGCGCTCGTGCCGCTCACCGAACAGGACCGCACCCGCTGGGACCGGGTCGCGCTCACCGAGGGCGTCGACCTGGTCCGGCGGACCCTGCGCACCGGCGAACTGGGCCCGTACCTGATCCAGGCCACCATCGCGGCCACGCACGCCGAGGCCGCCTGCGCCGCGGACACCGACTGGCCGCAGATCCTGGTGCTGTACCGGATCCTGGACCGCATCGCGCCCAACCCGGTGGTCACGCTGAACCGGGCCATCGCACTGGCCATGGTCGAGGGACCCAAGGCGGGCCTGGACCTGCTGGACGAGCTGGCCGCCGACGAGCGGATGCGGGCCAACCACCGCCTGGACGCGGTGCGCGCGCACCTGCTGGAACGCGATGGGGAGCCCGCGGCGGCGGCGCAGGCGTATCGCCTGGCCGCCCGCCGCACCAACAGCCTGCCCGAGCAGCGCTATCTGCTGGCTCGGGCGGCCCGGCTCGGCTAG
- a CDS encoding formate dehydrogenase subunit gamma, which yields MPIDTSEPSMADRVRSVVDRHRGDRGALLPILHSLQAEFGYVDQAMIPVLAAELNLSRAEVHGVVTFYHDFRAEPAGRTVLKLCRAEACQSVGAEDLVAHAETRLGSKIGSTTADGQVTLEQVFCLGNCALGPAGQVNGRLYGRLDAARLDGILDAEAERA from the coding sequence ATGCCGATAGACACGAGCGAGCCTTCGATGGCCGACCGGGTGCGCTCGGTGGTGGACCGGCATCGCGGTGATCGCGGCGCGCTGCTGCCGATCCTGCACAGCCTGCAGGCCGAGTTCGGGTACGTGGATCAGGCGATGATCCCGGTGCTGGCCGCCGAACTGAACCTGTCCAGGGCCGAGGTGCACGGGGTGGTGACCTTCTACCACGACTTCCGCGCCGAACCGGCCGGTCGCACCGTGCTGAAGCTGTGCCGGGCCGAGGCCTGCCAGTCCGTCGGCGCGGAGGACCTGGTCGCCCACGCCGAAACCAGGCTGGGCAGCAAGATCGGCTCCACCACCGCGGACGGCCAGGTGACCCTGGAGCAGGTGTTCTGCCTCGGCAACTGCGCGCTGGGGCCCGCGGGTCAGGTCAATGGCCGCTTGTACGGACGGCTGGACGCGGCGAGACTCGATGGCATCCTCGATGCGGAGGCGGAACGCGCATGA
- a CDS encoding MMPL family transporter produces the protein MTLTDRIAAWSARHRRVAILGWLGLVLLAFLASVLVTGPDARNEEPGETGRARSIMDSQGEYLPVEEKVLIQARAPGRHFGNSPELLAATEDLIAELKRRPDAVTGIGSPLEPGSRPRPGLSPELGSPHVSVDGRSGLVTFKLAWPVEKLNEHFSFATNAVAAVAARHPQVRLAQAGDRSLSGAVDEAIKADLARSHLLSLPLVLVILLIVFGSVVAAGIPVLLTATALVATFTLLSVIGKVVAINSAGSALILLIGVAVGVDYSLFYLRRYREERQSGADDETALRTTARTSGHVVLFSGLTVMLSLVGLVLTGLGVFAGGAIGMTVAVGLAMIASVTVLPAILATLRHRVDKGRIPWLGKGRTAARESRIWSGVARRVARRPLVWGGAAVLALLALAVPALDLKLQDAAAVNSLPRSVAQVDAAIRMQEAFPGAPTPARVVIWQRDQSRVDGMLSGAVVDRLRTQVLESGGLLAEPVTSDRVGNALVVRMPLAGSGTDDTSVRALEHLRHKVIPAAVGGFAQLDAAVSGKTAQTYDFTNQLRDRTPLVFAFVLLLSFVLLVFMFRSITVPLVSIALNLLSIGAAYGVITWIFQYGNLSGLLGFTPYGGVMGWLPLFMFVVLFGLSMDYHIFILSRIRERWTDGLPAREAVISGLGASAGVVTSAAVIMTLVFAVFVTLTSIENKMLGVGLAVAVLLDATLVRGVLVPAALSLLGERAWRMPRFRVGKAGIDRPVRGPRVTA, from the coding sequence ATGACGCTGACCGATCGGATCGCGGCCTGGTCCGCACGGCATCGCCGGGTGGCGATCCTGGGCTGGCTGGGGCTGGTACTGCTCGCGTTTCTGGCGAGTGTGCTGGTCACCGGGCCGGACGCACGTAATGAGGAGCCGGGGGAGACCGGCCGGGCCCGGTCCATTATGGACAGTCAGGGCGAGTACCTGCCGGTGGAGGAGAAGGTGCTGATCCAGGCCCGCGCACCGGGCAGGCACTTCGGGAACAGTCCGGAACTGCTCGCGGCCACCGAGGACCTGATCGCCGAGCTGAAGCGGCGGCCGGACGCGGTCACCGGCATCGGCTCGCCGCTGGAACCCGGTTCGCGGCCGCGACCGGGCTTGTCGCCGGAACTGGGCTCGCCGCACGTCTCCGTCGACGGCCGGTCCGGACTGGTGACCTTCAAACTGGCCTGGCCGGTGGAGAAACTCAATGAGCACTTCAGTTTTGCCACCAACGCGGTCGCTGCCGTCGCGGCCCGGCATCCGCAGGTGCGACTGGCCCAGGCCGGGGACCGCAGCCTGTCCGGCGCGGTGGACGAGGCGATCAAGGCCGATCTGGCCCGGTCGCACCTGTTGTCGCTGCCGCTGGTGCTGGTCATCCTGCTGATCGTGTTCGGTTCGGTGGTGGCCGCCGGTATCCCGGTGCTGCTCACCGCGACCGCGTTGGTCGCCACCTTCACCCTGCTGTCGGTGATCGGCAAGGTGGTGGCCATCAACAGCGCGGGCTCGGCGCTGATCCTGCTGATCGGCGTGGCCGTCGGCGTCGACTACTCGCTGTTCTACCTGCGCCGCTACCGCGAGGAACGACAGTCCGGAGCCGACGATGAGACCGCGTTGCGCACCACCGCCCGCACCTCCGGGCACGTGGTGCTGTTCTCCGGCCTCACCGTGATGCTGTCCCTGGTCGGACTGGTGCTGACCGGACTCGGCGTGTTCGCCGGCGGCGCGATCGGCATGACCGTGGCGGTCGGCCTGGCCATGATCGCCTCGGTGACCGTGTTGCCCGCGATCCTGGCCACCCTGCGGCACCGGGTGGACAAGGGCCGGATCCCCTGGCTGGGCAAGGGCCGGACCGCGGCCCGGGAGTCCCGGATCTGGTCCGGGGTCGCCCGCCGGGTGGCCAGGCGGCCGCTGGTGTGGGGCGGGGCGGCGGTGCTCGCGTTGCTGGCGCTGGCGGTGCCCGCGCTGGACCTGAAGCTCCAGGACGCCGCCGCGGTGAACAGCCTGCCGCGCAGCGTCGCCCAGGTGGACGCCGCGATCCGCATGCAGGAGGCGTTCCCCGGCGCGCCCACCCCGGCCAGGGTGGTGATCTGGCAGCGCGATCAGTCCAGAGTGGACGGAATGCTGAGCGGTGCGGTGGTGGACCGGTTGCGCACGCAGGTCCTGGAGAGCGGCGGGCTGCTGGCCGAGCCGGTCACCAGCGACCGGGTGGGCAACGCGCTGGTGGTCCGGATGCCGCTGGCCGGATCCGGCACCGACGACACCTCGGTACGCGCGCTGGAACACCTGCGGCACAAGGTGATCCCCGCGGCCGTCGGCGGGTTCGCCCAGTTGGACGCGGCGGTGTCCGGCAAGACCGCGCAGACCTACGACTTCACCAACCAGCTGCGGGACCGCACGCCACTGGTGTTCGCCTTCGTGCTGCTGTTGTCGTTCGTGCTGCTGGTCTTCATGTTCCGCTCGATCACCGTGCCACTGGTGTCGATCGCGCTGAACCTGCTCTCCATCGGCGCGGCCTACGGCGTGATCACCTGGATCTTCCAGTACGGCAATCTCAGCGGCCTGCTGGGTTTCACCCCCTATGGCGGGGTGATGGGCTGGCTGCCGCTGTTCATGTTCGTGGTCCTGTTCGGACTGAGCATGGACTACCACATCTTCATCCTCAGCCGGATCCGCGAACGCTGGACCGACGGCCTGCCCGCCCGCGAGGCCGTGATCAGCGGCCTCGGCGCGAGCGCGGGTGTGGTCACCAGCGCCGCGGTCATCATGACCTTGGTGTTCGCCGTGTTCGTCACTCTCACCTCCATCGAGAACAAGATGCTGGGCGTCGGCCTCGCCGTGGCGGTGCTGCTGGACGCGACGCTGGTACGGGGTGTGCTGGTGCCCGCCGCGCTGTCGCTGCTCGGCGAACGGGCCTGGCGGATGCCCCGGTTCCGCGTCGGGAAGGCCGGGATCGACCGTCCCGTGCGGGGCCCTCGGGTCACCGCCTAA